A stretch of the Betaproteobacteria bacterium genome encodes the following:
- a CDS encoding DUF3306 domain-containing protein has product MGPDELSTTREEAAYPAKVVCEQGWALQGWNVVSEIDKPAEPSFLTRWSRRKVDAAAQDAAAVTPAIQSAPLPDVHALPNTSTGAVPGAEMAGNPLPEPTLLAEPEAKAALPSIESLTHDADFSPFMARDVDPGLRNQAMKKLFTNPHYQFAQMDKLDIYIDDYSQPDPIPLEMLRQMNQAKALFLFEDEEKDSPPQVDTPTAGLVDAAPVVADPARAGAAEAGADEKSDAENSPQ; this is encoded by the coding sequence ATGGGTCCAGACGAACTATCAACCACCCGAGAAGAAGCAGCGTATCCGGCCAAAGTCGTTTGCGAGCAAGGATGGGCGTTACAAGGATGGAATGTCGTGAGCGAAATCGATAAGCCTGCAGAGCCATCATTCTTGACGCGCTGGTCGCGCCGCAAGGTGGACGCGGCCGCACAGGACGCGGCAGCTGTTACGCCGGCTATACAGTCAGCGCCATTGCCGGACGTTCACGCATTGCCAAACACCAGCACTGGAGCGGTCCCTGGCGCGGAAATGGCTGGAAACCCTCTCCCAGAGCCGACTTTACTTGCGGAGCCGGAGGCAAAAGCAGCGCTCCCGTCGATTGAGAGCCTCACGCACGACGCCGACTTTTCGCCATTCATGGCCAGGGATGTTGATCCGGGCTTGCGAAATCAGGCGATGAAGAAATTGTTCACCAATCCGCATTACCAATTTGCGCAGATGGACAAGTTGGACATCTACATTGACGACTACTCCCAGCCCGACCCGATTCCGCTGGAAATGCTGCGACAGATGAATCAGGCGAAAGCGTTGTTTCTATTTGAAGATGAAGAAAAAGACTCGCCGCCCCAAGTGGATACGCCAACTGCCGGGTTGGTTGACGCCGCCCCGGTTGTCGCAGACCCCGCCCGCGCTGGCGCAGCGGAGGCTGGCGCGGACGAGAAATCCGACGCTGAAAATTCCCCTCAATAA
- a CDS encoding DUF3305 domain-containing protein, translating to MEKPTFPVCIVMERIAINNRWQSEKWQLAGVLPDDRGSREPRILLEREGLLQKIHPGYALVIYPDEGEGYYLNITSPEPRVFVTWRMSEDESEAIPHLLTLSYNEAARWMDAQEKVDSVAIPEDIYSELVGWVQTNYQPPEKKQRIRPKSFASKDGRYKDGMS from the coding sequence ATGGAAAAACCAACCTTTCCGGTTTGCATTGTCATGGAACGCATCGCGATCAACAATCGCTGGCAGAGCGAGAAATGGCAATTGGCGGGCGTGTTGCCGGATGATCGCGGCAGCCGCGAGCCACGAATACTGCTCGAACGCGAAGGGTTGTTGCAAAAAATTCATCCGGGCTATGCGCTGGTCATTTATCCCGACGAAGGGGAGGGCTATTACCTGAACATCACCTCGCCTGAGCCGCGCGTATTCGTGACCTGGCGGATGAGCGAGGACGAGTCGGAAGCAATTCCGCACCTGCTGACGCTTTCCTACAACGAGGCGGCGCGCTGGATGGACGCGCAGGAGAAGGTTGATAGCGTGGCCATTCCCGAGGATATCTATTCCGAACTGGTGGGATGGGTCCAGACGAACTATCAACCACCCGAGAAGAAGCAGCGTATCCGGCCAAAGTCGTTTGCGAGCAAGGATGGGCGTTACAAGGATGGAATGTCGTGA
- the moaA gene encoding GTP 3',8-cyclase MoaA, whose amino-acid sequence MSHRDTIIPIADVRSLRIPALQGAAQARVLADTRGRHIRDLRISVTDRCNFRCTYCMPKEVFDANHEFLPHDELLTFEEIVRVAKIAHGLGVEKVRLTGGEPLLRRGIEQLIAMLVEALPGIDIALTTNGSALKAKARALKDAGLQRITVSLDSLDEKTFRAMNDVDFPVAKVLEAIDAAADTGLGPVKINMVVKRGVNDHEIIDMARHFRGTPHIVRFIEFMDVGATNGWRMDDVIPSAEIVRRIGEAFPLQVVDANYQGEVAERWRYADGAGEIGVISSVTEAFCGTCTRARLSTDGQIFTCLFAEKGYDLKRLLRGGSSDDAIRDALTAIWQHRADRYSEIRTALTNDEAKARKVEMSFIGG is encoded by the coding sequence ATGTCCCACCGCGACACCATCATCCCCATCGCCGACGTTCGCAGCCTGCGCATTCCCGCGCTCCAGGGTGCGGCGCAAGCGCGCGTGCTCGCCGACACGCGCGGACGCCATATCCGTGATCTGCGCATCTCCGTCACCGACCGCTGTAACTTTCGCTGCACCTATTGCATGCCGAAGGAGGTATTCGACGCCAACCATGAATTCCTGCCGCACGATGAATTGCTGACCTTCGAGGAAATTGTCCGCGTCGCCAAAATCGCGCATGGCCTCGGCGTAGAAAAAGTTCGGCTCACCGGTGGAGAACCGCTGTTGCGGCGCGGCATCGAGCAATTGATCGCCATGCTAGTCGAGGCGCTGCCCGGCATCGATATCGCGCTCACCACCAATGGCTCGGCGTTGAAAGCCAAGGCGCGTGCACTCAAGGATGCCGGCCTGCAACGCATCACCGTCAGCCTGGATTCGCTCGATGAAAAAACCTTTCGCGCCATGAACGACGTGGATTTTCCCGTGGCAAAAGTGCTGGAAGCCATCGACGCGGCAGCGGACACAGGCCTCGGCCCTGTCAAGATCAACATGGTGGTCAAGCGTGGCGTGAACGACCACGAAATTATTGACATGGCGCGGCACTTTCGCGGCACGCCGCACATCGTCCGCTTCATCGAATTCATGGATGTCGGTGCCACCAATGGCTGGCGCATGGACGACGTGATTCCCTCGGCTGAGATCGTTCGCCGAATTGGCGAAGCGTTTCCACTACAGGTAGTCGATGCGAATTACCAGGGTGAAGTGGCCGAGCGATGGCGATATGCGGACGGGGCGGGTGAGATCGGCGTAATCTCCAGTGTGACCGAGGCATTCTGCGGAACCTGCACACGTGCGCGGCTCTCCACCGATGGTCAAATCTTTACGTGTTTGTTTGCCGAGAAGGGATACGACCTGAAGCGGCTGTTGCGCGGCGGAAGTTCGGATGACGCGATCCGCGATGCGTTGACGGCGATCTGGCAACATCGGGCCGACCGGTATTCGGAGATTCGCACGGCGCTCACCAACGACGAGGCGAAGGCGCGCAAGGTTGAGATGAGTTTTATTGGGGGATAG